Proteins encoded within one genomic window of Ascaphus truei isolate aAscTru1 chromosome 8, aAscTru1.hap1, whole genome shotgun sequence:
- the LOC142501628 gene encoding Y-box-binding protein 3-like, producing the protein MSEIAEEPKPKTSGTEPSTVPPAAGETEREVLATKVQGTVKWFNVRNGYGFINRNDTKEDVFVHQTAIKKNNPRKYLRSVGDGEVVEFDVVAGEKGAEAANVTGLKGAPVQGSRYAADRRRYRRGYYGRRRGSSREGGDGEMKDGVPEVAETQQPMRQSANYRPRYRRPMSQPRPVPPIGESENKENQYEAGAPDQQQNRRGFRRPYNYRRRANQGSAPTQGSKEPAKMAETPAEKPVPVSEKSNAV; encoded by the exons ATGAGTGAAATAGCTGAAGAACCGAAGCCCAAGACTTCAGGGACTGAACCAAGCACTGTTCCCCCTGCTGCAGGTGAAACCGAGAGGGAAGTATTGG CGACAAAAGTCCAGGGAACGGTGAAGTGGTTCAATGTGAGAAACGGCTATGGGTTCATAAACCG GAATGACACCAAAGAAGATGTCTTTGTTCACCAG ACCGCAATCAAGAAAAATAACCCTCGCAAATACCTGCGGAGCGTGGGGGATGGAGAGGTAGTGGAGTTTGATGTTGTTGCTGGGGAAAAG GGGGCTGAGGCAGCTAATGTAACCGGGCTGAAAGGAGCACCAGTTCAAGGCAGTCGTTATGCTGCAGATAGACGCAGATATCGCCGTGGTTACTATGGGCGCAGGAGAGGATCCTCAAGGGAG GGAGGAGATGGTGAGATGAAAGACGGGGTGCCAGAGGTAGCGGAAACTCAGCAGCCCATGCGCCAATCTGCCAACTACCGCCCACGGTATCGCCG ACCCATGTCTCAACCAAGACCTGTTCCACCAATTGGTGAGAGTGAAAACAAGGAGAATCAATATGAGGCAGGAGCCCCCGACCAGCAACAAAATCGGCGTGGCTTCCGAAGGCCATATAACTACCGGCGTCGAGCTAACCAAGGAAGCGCTCCCACACAGGGGAGCAAGGAGCCAGCGAAG ATGGCTGAAACCCCAGCTGAGAAACCTGTGCCAGTGAGTGAGAAAAGCAATGCTGTGTAA
- the GSTK1 gene encoding glutathione S-transferase kappa 1: MSNRRLVELFYDVVSPYSWLGFEVLCRYRSIWNVDIRLRPAFLGGIMSASGNSPPALVPKKAAYMVKDLERQAEFYQVPVRQPKDFFQVVIKKGSLSAMRFVTAVQMSHPEFLEQVSRELWLRIWSEDKDITEPDSLLEAARKAGMALDQVEKLLGMISSPEVKSKLRETTEEALEYGTFGMPTMVAHIDGKPQLYFGSDRIEVLAHQLGEKWLGPVPPQKSRL; the protein is encoded by the exons ATGTCTAACCGGAGGTTGGTAGAGCTGTTCTATGATGTGGTTTCGCCTTATTCCTGGCTGGGGTTTGAG GTTCTGTGTCGGTATCGTAGCATATGGAACGTAGATATTCGGTTACGGCCTGCGTTTCTCGGTGGTATTATGAGTGCATCAG GTAACTCTCCACCTGCACTGGTCCCAAAGAAAGCTGCGTACATGGTAAAAGACCtggagagacaggcagagtttTACCAAGTCCCTGTTAGACAGCCCAAGGATTTCTTCCAGGTTGTTATTAAGAAAG GCAGTCTCTCGGCTATGCGTTTTGTCACAGCTGTACAGATGTCACATCCAGAATTCTTGGAGCAGGTGTCTCGAGAGCTGTGGCTGCGGATCTGGTCTGAG GATAAAGATATCACTGAGCCTGATAGTTTACTAGAG GCTGCTAGGAAGGCAGGGATGGCTTTGGATCAGGTTGAAAAGCTTCTGGGTATGATCTCATCGCCAGAGGTTAAAAGCAAACTCAGGGAAACCACAGAAGAAGCTTTGGAGTATGGG ACATTTGGGATGCCCACTATGGTGGCTCACATAGACGGCAAACCTCAACTGTACTTTGGATCCGATCGCATTGAGGTTTTAGCGCATCAGCTGG GTGAGAAGTGGTTGGGACCTGTGCCTCCTCAGAAGTCACGTTTGTAA